GAACGCGCCCCGCTCCCTCGTCGAACGCCTGCTCGACGAGGCGTCGATCTTCTGGTCGGCGACCGGCCTCGGCGAGAGCGAGGAGAAGGCGCCGTGGAACCAGGAGCACTTCGGCATGACGACCGTCGAGGCGATGGCGGGCGGCGCGGTGCCCATCGTCATCGACCGCGCCGGGCAGCGCGAGATCGTGCGCGAGGGCGTGGACGGTTTCCGCTGGTCGACGCGTGAGGAGTGGGCGGAGCAGACCGTCCGCGTGGCGACCGACGACGCGCTGCGCGCGCGGCTCGCGGCGTCGGCGGTGGAACGGGCGGGCGAGTTCAGCGAGGAGGCGTTCGCCAAGCGCTGGCGCGAGATCGCCGGCGAGCTCGGCCTCTGACCGGGGTCGCCCTGCTCTCGATCTCTGCAGTTCCCACGCCGGTCTCGCGCGTGGTGATCTTCAAAGAACGGGGCCGCGGCGACTACTTCAGCACGCCGCCGTACGACGTCACGGCGTTGAGCTCGCCCGCCACCACCGGCTGCGGGGTCACGAGGTTGAGGCCGAGGCGGCGCGCCACGGTCGCGGTCACCGAACGCCGCACCCCGCGCGCCACCATCCAGCGCACGTTGTCGGGCGTGACGACGTACGCGCCCGTCGGCACCGACGCCGCGGGCCCCACCGGCAGCGCGAGGTCGGCCGCCGTCGCGGGCGAGGCAGGACGACCGCGGTACGTCATCCGCAGCGACGCCGCCACCGGCCGCCGCATGCTCGCGTCGACCAGCCAGACGCCGGTGCCGTCGGTGACGAGCGAGCCCGCCGGGTGCATCGCGGCGTTCGCGAGAGCAGAAGAAGGCGGCAGCGGGCCGAAGTCCCCGGCCTCCAGGACCGGGAGCGCCACACCGCCGTACAGCGCGGCCGCGACACCCGGCGACAACGTCACCAGGCGGCCGTTGTCGACGACGCGCACGGTGCCGTCGGCGCCGCGACCGGCGATGCCCGACCCCGGCAGCCAGCGCGGCGCGAGGAGCGACGACACCTCGCCGGTGAGCGCCGCGACCGGCGTCCGCGGGTCGGTCGGGACGAGCGAGGCGGGCACCGTGCGCTTGGAGGTGCCGAGGACCTCGAGGTACGACGAGCCGTTGCGCAGGAGCGTGCCGCTGGGGTGCCGCTCCTTGCCGAGCGGCGCGCCCACGACCAGCGCCGCGAGGTCGTCGGAGGTGGCAATGGGGGCGGTGTTGACGGCGTAGCCGAGCACGCCGCCGTCGGTCAGCATCCGGAACGCCCCGTCGCTCACGACGCCCGCGCCCGAGGCGTGCCGCAGGACGGTGCCCTCCGGCGGCGCGAGCGGCGCGCCGAGCGGCAGCGCGAGGTCACCCGGCAGCGCGAGCGGCGCCGCGAAGCCCTTCGACCAGCGAGCCCGCGACGCGGGCGAGGTGAACGGGCGCCGTACCCCCGACTCGATCCGCCACGCGGCACCGTCGGCGCCGCGCACGACCTGGCCGTCCGGGTGCCGCGTGGTGTCGCGCCAGGCAGGCCCGGGCGGCGCCCCCGCGACGACCGTGGACGGCAGCGTCACCGGCGCTGTCAGGCCCAGAGCCGAGATCGTGGAGGAGCCGATGGGACGGCGGAAGCCGTCGACGACGACGTACGTCGCCCCGCTCGCCGCCGCCTTGACGAACAGCCCGTCCCGCGGCGGCGCGGACACGCCCTTCATCGTCGCGCGCTGCCCGGGGAACGACACGAGCGGCGGCATCGGACGCAGCGCGGACGCGAGCGGCGACGACACGATGCCGAGACCGCCGTTCTCGACGAAGACGTTCGTGTCCTGGGTCGAGTAGCGGACCGACGAGCCGTCGGGCAGCGGCGAGGCGACCTTGACGCGGACGGTGTACGGCTTGGCGCGGGTGCGCGCGGTCCAGCTGTTCAGCGTCAGCGTGTACGTGTCCGGCGTCACGAGGTTGCCGGCCTTGTCCTTGAGGTTCCAGGTCGCGGTGATGGCGTTGGAGGAGCCGCTGCCGCTGACCTGGCGCACGATCGAGCCCGAGCGCGCGTTGCGCACGTCGAGCCGCCACGCCTGCGCCACAGGCGTTCCCGCCTTCACCGACACGCTCGGCGTCGTCAGGTACATCGCGCTGCTCGTCGTCACCGACGGGTAGTAGAGCGACGCGCCCATGTACGACTTGATCGCCGAGCGGATCGTCGACAGCCGGTTGTACGTCGCCTGCCCGGGGCACGACGTGAGGCCCGCGTCGCGGTGGCCGGAGACGTTGTTCAACGTCACCGTCGCGCCCTCGGGGTACTTCGTGCCGCCGCGCGACGTCATCGTCGTACGGCCGAGCGGGTTGACGTAGTGGAGGCCGAGCTTCCAGGCGAAGAGGCGCTCCAGCGCGCCGAGCTGCGCCGACGACGGCGCGGTGGACGTGTAGTTGCCGAGCAGCGAGCCGGCGAACGTGTCGGTGTTGAAGCCGCCCGTGTGCGCGCCGATGACCGGTCTGTCGACGCCGCCGTAGCGGCCCTCGAAGATGCGGCCGTACTTGTCGACGAGGAAGTTGTAGCCGATGTCGCTCCACCCGCGGCTGCGCGTGTGGAAGGCGTAGACGCTGCGCACCAGCGCCGCCGCGCCGGCCATCGTGTACGAGTTCGACGAGTCGGTGTGGTGGACGAAGCCCATCTTGATCGTGTCGCCGTAGTCGGGCGACCCGTCGCGCAGCGACTCGTCGGCGCCCCACTGCGCGCGCGTGATGATCGACGGCTGCCCGATCGACGCGGCCGCCTCCGACGACCCGAGCGTCGGGGAACGGCCGAGCGAGGCGTCGGCGGGTGACGTACCGGGGTCCACGAGGGAGACGCGGACGTTGGCGGGCGCGCTGCCATCGATGAGGCCGACGCGGACCTGGTAGCCGTCCGCGGGACCGTGGAACCACGGCGACGTGCCCGCGCGCAGCCTGCCCGTGGTCTCGTCCACCGTGCCGTCGTCGGGCTCGTGGTCGGAGTCGGCGTCGAGGACGTGCCAGGGGGTCCAGGCGCCGTTCTGCCGTACGCGCGCCACCACGTCGGCCTCGTCGCCGGTGCCCGCGTCCCACGTGACACCGAGCGCCGAGAACGTGCGCGTCCGCACCGGCGCGGTCAGCGCCAGCGGGCGGCCGGCGGCCGGTCCGTGGGTCACGCCGAAGCCCGGGATGCTCCGCGCGCTGGCCGCGTCCACACCGCGGACGGCGTGCTCGCTGACCGTCGGCGCGACGGGCCGCGGCGTCGCCGCCGGGCGCGACACGACCGGCAAGGCGAGCGCGACCGGGGTCACGGAGAGGACGGCGAGACTCTGTACGAAACGGCGCAAGACGAGTCCAGGTGTACGTCGGGGGCTTCGGCCACTCTGGTACGGCGTCGTCAACGCGCACCACCCACTTGACCCAACTTAACGAAAACGTCACGCCCGGGTCAGCCCCGCAGCGCGTCTCCCACCTGCGCGAACGCCGCCCGCAATGCCTCGCGCCACGGCCGCAGCGGCGTCAGCCCGGCGGCCCGCCAGGAGGCGTCCGAGAGCACCGAGTACGCGGGCCTGGGGGCGGGTCTGGGGTACTCCGCCGTGCTGCAGGGGGCTATCCGGCCTGGGTCGGCGCCGAGCTCCTCGAACACCGCCCGCGCGAGGTCGTACCACGTGCAGTCGCCTGTATTGGTGCAGTGGTAGACGCCCCCGGGCGGCGTGGTGCGGGCCAGCTCGACGAGGCCGGTGGCGAGGTCGTACGACCACGTCGGCGAGCCGCGCTGGTCGTCCACCACGCGCAGCGTGTCGTGGCTGTGTTCGAGGCGGGCCATGGTCTTGACGAAGTTGCCACCGGTGGCGCCGTAGACCCAGGCGGTGCGGACGACGTAGGCGTTCGGCGAGGCCGCCAGGACTGCCTGCTCCCCCGCGAGCTTGGTGCGGCCGTACGCCGACCTCGGTCCCGTCGGCGAGTCCGCCTCGTACGGCGTGCTCGCGTCACCCGCGAAGACGTAGTCGGTGCTCACGTGGACCAGCGCGGCTCCGACGGACTCGGCGGCCAGCGCGAGGTGGGCTGGGGCAGCGGCGTTGGCGACGTACGCCGCCTCCTCGTCCTCCTCCGCGCCGTCGACGTCGGTCCACGCGGCGGCGTTGAAGATGGCCCGTCGCCCGGCGAGGTCGCGCGTGGCGAGTGCCCAGTCCCCCACGGCCTGGCGTACGCCGGGGCCGTCGGTGACGTCGAGGTCGGCGCGGGTGAGGCCGCGCGCGGAGGGGCCGAGGACGTCGAGGAGGTCGCTGCCGAGCTGCCCGCCGGCGCCGACGACGAGGGCGCGCAGCGGGGCGTTCGACATGGGAGGCGTTCCTTCCTGACAGGATGCGAGCGGCAGTGTCGCAGGCTCGCGGGAGGAAACGCATGTCGTCGCTCGTGCACCGGGCGCGCAAGAAGGCGCGCCGGGTCGTGGACCGCATGTCGGGGATGCCGCCGGGGGCGGTGCCGTTGCGGCCGTTCGCGCCGCAGGTGCCTGGCCCGCCCGGCGCCAAGCGCTGTGCCGTGTGCCGCTGGCAGGGGACGTCGTTCGAGGGCGTCCTGCACTGCGAGTCGGCGACGTGCCCGCAGTGCGGGGCGATCGGACGCGACCGGTGGCTGTTCCACTGCCTGACGACGTACGTCACCGGCATCGGCAAGCAGACGCGGCTCATGGAGACGTCGCCGCGGATGGGCGACGCGTACAAGGACGCCATGGCCGCGCGCGTCGACTACCTGGCGAGCGACTACGACCAGCGCGCGCACAAGGCCGACATCGCGATCGACCTGCAGAAGATCGACCTGCCCGACGCCTCGCTCGACGTCGTCATGACCTCGCACGTGCTCGAGCACGTACCCGACACCGACGCCGCGCTGTCCGAGATCCTGCGCGTGCTGAAGCCGGGCGGGTCGCTCGTGCTGCTGGTGCCGGTGCTGCAGGGGGCTACGGCTCCGCCGGTGGAGCCGGAGTTCCACGGCGACGACACCCCGGTGTTCTGGCGCTTCGGGCTGGACCTGACCGACACGCTGCGTGCCCACGGCTTCGAGACGAAGCTGCTCTGCACGGAGGACTTCCGGCGGCACGTCCTGGCGGGCTCGACGTCGTGGACGGAGGGCATCTCGCCGGAGTGGGACGTGGCGTCGATCGTGGCGGCCGCCGCCGAGCGGCCTGACGACCTGACCGTGGTCTGCGACGACGCGCTGGCGGAGACCCTCGGCCTCGTGCCGTCGTACATGTACCTCGCCTGGCACGCCCGCAAGCCCGCCTAGGTGCGTTGACGGATCTCGTCACGCCGCCGCCGTCGGATGATCACCTGTGTCCCCTGGCGTGCGGGGATCCGGCACGAGAACGGACACAGGTGATCGTTTAGCCCGGCAGCGTCCCGGCGGGCAACGCCGGCCCCCTTCGGGGTGCGTTTTGCGCTTTTTCGCCGCACGAGCCGCAACCGGGTTGCGCAGACGGCACCGGCCTCAGCGGAGGGCGGCCTTCTCCTTCAGCGGGCGCCACCAGGCCTCGTTGTCGCGGTACCAGCGCACGGTCGCGGCCAGTCCCTCGTCCAACGTCGTCCTGGGCGCGTAGCCGAGACCGCGCAGCTTGGTGTCGTCGATGGCGTACCGGCGGTCGTGGCCCTTGCGGTCCTCGACGTACTCGACGCTGTCCCACGTCGCCCCGCACGCGTCGAGCAGCCGCTGGACGAGCTCCTTGTTGGGCAGCTCGACGCCGCCGCCGATGTTGTAGAACTCGCCGGGCGCGCCCTGCTCGAGCACGAGCTGGATGCCGCGGCAGTGGTCATCGACGTAGAGCCAGTCGCGGACGTTCATGCCGTCGCCGTAGAGCGGGACCTTCTTGCCGTCGATGAGGTTGGTCACGAACAGCGGCACCAGCTTCTCCGGGAACTGGTACGGCCCGTAGTTGTTGCTGCACCGGGTGGTGGAGATGTTGAGCCCGTGGGTGACGTGGTACGCCCGCGCCAGCAGGTCGGCACCGGCCTTGGCGGCGGAGTACGGCGAGTTGGGCTCCAGCAGGTCGGTCTCGACGAACTCACCGGACGCGATGGACCCGTACACCTCGTCGGTCGACACGTGGACGACCCGCGGTACGCCGAGGCGCAGGCAGGTGTCGAACACCGTCTGCGCGCCGAGCACGTTCGTCACGACGAAGTCGGCCGCCCCGCTGATGGAACGGTCGACGTGCGTCTCGGCGGCGAAGTTCACCACCGCGTCGTGGCCGGGCAGCACGTCGGCGAGCAGCGACGCGTCGCAGATGTCGCCCTGCACGAACCGGTACCGCGGGTTGTCCGCGACGGGCGCGAGGTTGGCGAGGTTGCCGGCGTACGTCAGCTTGTCGTAGACGGTCACGTCCACGTCGTCGCGCTCGGTGAGCAGCGTGCGGACGTAGTGCGAGCCGATGAACCCGGCGCCGCCGGTGACGAGGATCCTCATGCCGCGCATCCTCCCAGACCTGCCTGAGAAAACCGTAAGGCCCGTGCCGGCGGGCACGGGCCTTACGGGGAAGACGCGAGTGCTTAGACGGGGCAGACCTTCCACGCCTGCGAGCCGTCGGTCTTGAGCTGGTCCCACATCGGGACGGTGGCGCCGGTGCCCTGCGCCTTGAGGTTGTTGCGGACGTCCGCGCCGAAGCCGCTGAGGATCGCCTTGCCGAGCTTCTCGCCGGAGGCCTTGATGTTGCCGCTGGTCACCGTGAACACGATCTTGGTGCCGACGACCTTGGCGGCCGCGATCGGGATCGACGTGGTGCCGAGCGTGGCGGCCTCGTCGGTGAAGCGCAGCGTCGTCTGCGACGTGCCACTGGCCTCGTTCGACCACTCGAGCCAGTACGTCGGGTGCAGCGGCGTCGACGCCTGGATGCGGTACAGCGTGCCCTGCGCGAGCGGCGCGGCGCCGAGCTCCATCGTCGCGGTGTAGCCGGTGCAGTTGAAGTACTTGACGGTCTTGCGGCCGACCTTCTTGGTCGCCATGTTGCCGGTCGCCGCGACGGTGACCGACTTGATGTCGAACTGCGCGGCCGACGCCGGGTCGGTCTTGGTGCCCGCGGGGATCGGGGTGCCGCTGACGAAGCCCTGGTCGCTGATGAGGTTGGCGTCGCCGGTGTCGTCGGTGATGACGAGCGGCTTCGGCGCCTTGGCCGGAACGGCGGCGTGCGCGCTGACGGCGGCCATCGCGGCGATCGGCGCGACGAGCAGGAGGGACGAACGGAGCTTCACGGCGGATCTCCTGGGGGTTTCAGGGATGCTGGGAGGTGCTTGCATCCGGGTTTCGGCGCCCA
This Frankiaceae bacterium DNA region includes the following protein-coding sequences:
- a CDS encoding peptidoglycan recognition protein, whose product is MRRFVQSLAVLSVTPVALALPVVSRPAATPRPVAPTVSEHAVRGVDAASARSIPGFGVTHGPAAGRPLALTAPVRTRTFSALGVTWDAGTGDEADVVARVRQNGAWTPWHVLDADSDHEPDDGTVDETTGRLRAGTSPWFHGPADGYQVRVGLIDGSAPANVRVSLVDPGTSPADASLGRSPTLGSSEAAASIGQPSIITRAQWGADESLRDGSPDYGDTIKMGFVHHTDSSNSYTMAGAAALVRSVYAFHTRSRGWSDIGYNFLVDKYGRIFEGRYGGVDRPVIGAHTGGFNTDTFAGSLLGNYTSTAPSSAQLGALERLFAWKLGLHYVNPLGRTTMTSRGGTKYPEGATVTLNNVSGHRDAGLTSCPGQATYNRLSTIRSAIKSYMGASLYYPSVTTSSAMYLTTPSVSVKAGTPVAQAWRLDVRNARSGSIVRQVSGSGSSNAITATWNLKDKAGNLVTPDTYTLTLNSWTARTRAKPYTVRVKVASPLPDGSSVRYSTQDTNVFVENGGLGIVSSPLASALRPMPPLVSFPGQRATMKGVSAPPRDGLFVKAAASGATYVVVDGFRRPIGSSTISALGLTAPVTLPSTVVAGAPPGPAWRDTTRHPDGQVVRGADGAAWRIESGVRRPFTSPASRARWSKGFAAPLALPGDLALPLGAPLAPPEGTVLRHASGAGVVSDGAFRMLTDGGVLGYAVNTAPIATSDDLAALVVGAPLGKERHPSGTLLRNGSSYLEVLGTSKRTVPASLVPTDPRTPVAALTGEVSSLLAPRWLPGSGIAGRGADGTVRVVDNGRLVTLSPGVAAALYGGVALPVLEAGDFGPLPPSSALANAAMHPAGSLVTDGTGVWLVDASMRRPVAASLRMTYRGRPASPATAADLALPVGPAASVPTGAYVVTPDNVRWMVARGVRRSVTATVARRLGLNLVTPQPVVAGELNAVTSYGGVLK
- the rfbD gene encoding dTDP-4-dehydrorhamnose reductase, which encodes MSNAPLRALVVGAGGQLGSDLLDVLGPSARGLTRADLDVTDGPGVRQAVGDWALATRDLAGRRAIFNAAAWTDVDGAEEDEEAAYVANAAAPAHLALAAESVGAALVHVSTDYVFAGDASTPYEADSPTGPRSAYGRTKLAGEQAVLAASPNAYVVRTAWVYGATGGNFVKTMARLEHSHDTLRVVDDQRGSPTWSYDLATGLVELARTTPPGGVYHCTNTGDCTWYDLARAVFEELGADPGRIAPCSTAEYPRPAPRPAYSVLSDASWRAAGLTPLRPWREALRAAFAQVGDALRG
- a CDS encoding methyltransferase domain-containing protein translates to MSSLVHRARKKARRVVDRMSGMPPGAVPLRPFAPQVPGPPGAKRCAVCRWQGTSFEGVLHCESATCPQCGAIGRDRWLFHCLTTYVTGIGKQTRLMETSPRMGDAYKDAMAARVDYLASDYDQRAHKADIAIDLQKIDLPDASLDVVMTSHVLEHVPDTDAALSEILRVLKPGGSLVLLVPVLQGATAPPVEPEFHGDDTPVFWRFGLDLTDTLRAHGFETKLLCTEDFRRHVLAGSTSWTEGISPEWDVASIVAAAAERPDDLTVVCDDALAETLGLVPSYMYLAWHARKPA
- the rfbB gene encoding dTDP-glucose 4,6-dehydratase: MRILVTGGAGFIGSHYVRTLLTERDDVDVTVYDKLTYAGNLANLAPVADNPRYRFVQGDICDASLLADVLPGHDAVVNFAAETHVDRSISGAADFVVTNVLGAQTVFDTCLRLGVPRVVHVSTDEVYGSIASGEFVETDLLEPNSPYSAAKAGADLLARAYHVTHGLNISTTRCSNNYGPYQFPEKLVPLFVTNLIDGKKVPLYGDGMNVRDWLYVDDHCRGIQLVLEQGAPGEFYNIGGGVELPNKELVQRLLDACGATWDSVEYVEDRKGHDRRYAIDDTKLRGLGYAPRTTLDEGLAATVRWYRDNEAWWRPLKEKAALR